The following proteins are co-located in the Dehalococcoides mccartyi 195 genome:
- a CDS encoding reductive dehalogenase codes for MLNFHSTLTRKDFLKGIGMAGAGLGAASAVAPMFHDLDELVASTPSTRNLPWFVKEREHGDPTTPIDWDMIQRRPYTWVRMDPTLPVYDNLKSIGAPVSRWLDWEDKKAEDEILYAKAREDFPGWEPGLDGFGDIRTTALTHASEMFSFGNFPTRMNLGGNMVDLVAAVRAAGGYLGSTDSYAGPKMVHTPEEMGGTKYQGTPEDNLRTLKAGIRYFGGEDVGALELDDKLKKLIFTVDQYGKALEFGDVEECIETPKQVTIPNKCKYIFLWTMRQPYEWTRRQSGRFEGAATETSYERAYNTKAHFQDFVRGLGYQMISAGNNSLSPAGAWAVLGGLGELSRASYVNHPLYGITVRVTWGFLTDMPLPPSRPIDFGARKFCETCGICAENCPFGAINPGEPTWKDDNAFGNPGFLGWRCDYTKCPHCPICQGTCPFNSHPGSFIHDVVKGTVSTTPIFNSFFKNMEKTFKYGRKNPATWWDEVDDYPYGVDTSY; via the coding sequence ATGCTGAATTTTCACAGTACACTTACCCGTAAGGATTTCCTGAAAGGAATAGGTATGGCCGGAGCTGGATTGGGTGCCGCCTCAGCTGTAGCCCCTATGTTCCATGACCTTGATGAACTCGTAGCTTCAACACCCAGTACCCGCAATCTACCCTGGTTTGTAAAAGAAAGGGAACACGGAGATCCCACTACTCCTATAGACTGGGATATGATTCAAAGACGCCCTTACACTTGGGTGCGTATGGATCCTACTCTACCAGTTTATGATAATCTAAAGTCTATTGGTGCACCGGTATCCAGGTGGCTGGATTGGGAAGATAAAAAAGCCGAAGATGAAATCCTGTATGCCAAAGCCCGTGAGGATTTTCCCGGATGGGAACCAGGTCTAGATGGGTTCGGGGATATTAGAACTACCGCTCTTACTCATGCATCAGAAATGTTTTCATTCGGAAACTTCCCTACTAGGATGAATCTGGGCGGTAATATGGTGGATTTAGTAGCAGCGGTCAGGGCGGCTGGTGGCTATCTGGGGAGTACGGATAGCTATGCCGGACCTAAAATGGTGCACACACCGGAAGAGATGGGCGGCACTAAGTATCAGGGTACTCCCGAAGATAATCTGAGGACTCTGAAAGCCGGTATCCGATACTTCGGTGGTGAAGATGTGGGAGCACTTGAGCTTGATGATAAGCTTAAAAAACTCATCTTTACTGTTGACCAGTACGGTAAAGCATTGGAATTCGGGGATGTTGAGGAATGTATAGAGACTCCTAAACAGGTTACCATTCCAAATAAATGTAAATATATTTTCCTCTGGACCATGCGCCAACCATACGAATGGACCCGTCGTCAATCCGGCAGGTTTGAGGGCGCAGCAACCGAAACCAGTTACGAACGTGCTTACAATACCAAAGCTCATTTCCAGGATTTTGTTCGTGGTTTGGGTTATCAAATGATAAGTGCCGGCAACAATAGTCTTTCTCCGGCTGGTGCCTGGGCAGTTCTGGGCGGTTTGGGTGAATTATCTCGGGCTTCTTATGTAAACCACCCGCTCTATGGTATTACGGTCAGAGTCACCTGGGGATTCCTGACTGATATGCCGCTGCCACCCAGCCGCCCCATTGATTTTGGTGCCCGCAAGTTCTGCGAAACTTGTGGTATTTGTGCCGAGAATTGTCCCTTCGGGGCTATCAATCCCGGTGAACCTACCTGGAAGGATGATAATGCCTTTGGTAACCCTGGTTTCCTTGGCTGGCGATGTGACTATACCAAGTGTCCCCATTGTCCTATCTGCCAGGGTACCTGCCCCTTCAATTCCCACCCCGGTTCGTTCATACATGACGTAGTCAAGGGCACTGTTTCCACCACGCCGATATTTAACAGCTTCTTCAAAAATATGGAGAAAACCTTCAAGTACGGGCGGAAAAATCCGGCTACCTGGTGGGACGAAGTGGATGACTATCCTTATGGGGTCGATACCAGTTACTAA
- a CDS encoding YkgJ family cysteine cluster protein, giving the protein MQEYRSFMSDLSSGDISNYRALTAEYESYCREQAGKHFMASKFNFKKCQCCGYCCLCYPCMPRPDEISPVAEYLNISVKELIDRYMVVDTADCQTFFLRWAKAGQEDITGARIPPRRTYDRGYCIFFDKDKKTCFIHPVRPDDAKIIKCWDDRQSRDKKLWGMSGWKQTDIYRFIPDFSTNYFRKSKEKPI; this is encoded by the coding sequence TTGCAAGAATATCGTTCTTTTATGTCTGACCTTTCTTCTGGTGATATTTCAAATTATCGTGCTCTTACGGCCGAGTATGAAAGCTACTGCCGTGAACAGGCGGGTAAGCACTTTATGGCCTCCAAGTTTAACTTTAAAAAATGCCAGTGCTGCGGATATTGCTGTCTGTGTTACCCCTGCATGCCCCGTCCTGATGAAATTTCACCTGTGGCTGAATACTTGAATATCTCGGTCAAGGAGCTAATAGACAGGTACATGGTGGTGGATACGGCGGACTGCCAGACCTTTTTTCTCAGGTGGGCAAAGGCAGGGCAGGAGGATATCACTGGTGCCCGAATACCACCCAGAAGGACTTATGACCGCGGGTACTGTATCTTTTTTGATAAAGACAAGAAAACTTGCTTTATTCACCCTGTTAGGCCGGATGATGCCAAAATAATCAAATGTTGGGATGATCGACAGAGCCGCGACAAGAAACTCTGGGGTATGAGCGGCTGGAAGCAGACTGATATTTATAGATTTATACCGGATTTCAGTACCAACTACTTTAGAAAATCAAAAGAGAAGCCAATATGA
- a CDS encoding tyrosine-type recombinase/integrase codes for MDEKTKRRLSHKKLTTDELFTGYYDLLKIRITPNQYLQYKALLDKFQAFLGGMPPSQALALKFLGLYHHRAQATIFRYTGIIRGFMDWYGEGLDVKVKKPKHLPEYVEPADIEKLVDAITCKHNHKDTIARDEMLIRFAQMTGLRRSELANLKVSDIQLEKRTVFVRQGKGMKDRAVPIPLGLISKLTSFLAHKQPSDSLFNLTSRSITDKLSTWSKKAGVKIHPHQLRHSYAEQLLEKGAALTSVQALLGHESLQTTSVYLGIRPNALREAVDKLDMVKPMPEQTYLKIKIHDNDNNLADNIEIQGEIPINSVQNSVPNFFKQRIQFEKDNQENT; via the coding sequence TTGGACGAGAAGACAAAACGCCGACTTTCGCATAAAAAATTAACTACTGATGAACTCTTCACCGGCTACTATGACCTGCTAAAAATCCGGATAACGCCAAATCAATACCTCCAGTACAAAGCCTTACTTGATAAATTCCAGGCTTTCTTAGGCGGCATGCCACCATCCCAAGCATTAGCCCTGAAGTTTTTAGGCCTGTACCACCATAGAGCCCAGGCTACCATTTTCCGTTATACCGGTATAATCCGCGGGTTTATGGATTGGTATGGCGAAGGGTTGGATGTTAAAGTGAAAAAACCCAAGCACCTGCCGGAATATGTTGAGCCTGCTGATATTGAAAAACTTGTTGATGCCATTACTTGCAAACACAATCATAAAGATACAATTGCCCGGGATGAGATGTTAATACGTTTCGCCCAAATGACCGGTTTGAGACGGAGTGAATTAGCCAACCTTAAAGTAAGCGATATACAGCTAGAGAAAAGAACTGTGTTTGTTCGTCAAGGTAAAGGGATGAAAGACAGAGCTGTGCCTATACCTTTGGGTTTAATCTCAAAACTTACCAGCTTTTTGGCACATAAACAGCCTTCTGATAGCTTATTTAATCTTACCAGCAGATCTATTACTGATAAACTTTCCACTTGGAGCAAGAAAGCCGGAGTTAAAATTCACCCTCACCAGTTACGCCATTCATATGCTGAGCAATTATTAGAAAAAGGCGCCGCCCTTACTTCTGTACAGGCATTATTAGGACACGAAAGCCTCCAAACAACTTCTGTGTATCTGGGTATAAGACCTAACGCACTCAGAGAAGCTGTGGATAAGTTGGATATGGTAAAGCCAATGCCCGAACAAACATATCTAAAAATTAAAATACATGATAATGATAATAACTTAGCAGATAATATTGAGATCCAGGGAGAAATTCCTATTAATTCTGTCCAAAATTCTGTCCCTAATTTCTTTAAACAACGCATCCAGTTTGAAAAAGATAATCAGGAGAATACTTAA
- a CDS encoding patatin-like phospholipase family protein, translating to MPASKPPKIGIALGGGAARGIIHIGVLEVLEKEAIPLDLVTGTSMGAIIGALYASGHTPPEMKEIVSNLSWKQLMPLLDLAAPRAGFLSSRKIKDYLKGLIGDVTFAELKKPFACVAADVKTGQEVLFREGPVIDGVIASMSLPIIFHPVKNKNRFLVDGGLITPIPAQIVRDMGADFVIAVNAIYHHDYIKPDKDSAPSIFDTAFQIVNIMSIHMAKENLQAADIAIEPDLSGIGPGDFLKAPEIVLRGELSATDAIPNLKHLLLRKYSYTPTI from the coding sequence ATGCCCGCATCCAAACCGCCTAAAATAGGTATCGCTCTTGGCGGAGGCGCCGCCAGGGGTATTATTCATATCGGGGTGCTGGAAGTACTGGAAAAAGAAGCCATACCGCTGGATTTAGTCACCGGCACCAGCATGGGTGCTATTATAGGTGCTTTATACGCCAGCGGCCATACACCGCCGGAAATGAAAGAAATAGTAAGCAACCTGAGCTGGAAACAGCTTATGCCCCTGCTGGACCTGGCTGCCCCCAGAGCAGGCTTCCTGTCATCCCGCAAGATAAAAGACTATCTCAAAGGACTTATCGGGGATGTTACTTTTGCCGAACTTAAGAAGCCCTTTGCCTGCGTAGCCGCAGACGTTAAAACCGGACAGGAAGTGCTTTTCAGGGAAGGTCCGGTTATTGACGGGGTAATTGCCAGTATGTCCCTGCCCATCATCTTCCATCCGGTAAAAAACAAAAACCGTTTCCTGGTGGACGGCGGTCTTATTACCCCCATTCCGGCCCAGATTGTACGGGATATGGGAGCAGATTTTGTAATTGCGGTAAATGCCATTTATCACCATGATTATATAAAACCAGACAAAGATTCCGCCCCATCCATCTTTGATACCGCTTTCCAGATAGTAAACATTATGTCAATACATATGGCCAAGGAAAATCTCCAGGCCGCAGATATTGCTATAGAACCAGACCTTTCCGGCATAGGACCGGGTGATTTCCTGAAAGCACCGGAAATAGTCCTCCGGGGGGAACTGAGCGCAACTGACGCCATACCTAACTTGAAACACCTGCTGCTTCGAAAATACAGCTATACCCCCACTATTTAA
- a CDS encoding helicase HerA domain-containing protein has translation MTSENKLGIVIGGSLSGGIYVRLDGEALVEDMAVGRYVTIQGKTKRFLGMITDVSLGVTDQRLTLTPPAADEKFLAEILSGTAAYGDLKVIPYLVLGNDEKSLLDGPQPVKTIPSHYAPVDIASNEDIEMVFGKEDASHFYVGNPLDMETRLCLNLPELVKRSNGIFGKSGTGKTFLTRTLLVGMLQKGSCVNLVFDMHSEYGWEGTSEKKHKVKALKQLFPDRVAVFTLDGESSRKRKVSVDFEVKIGYDEIEPEDISLLRQTLNLTEQAVEAVYQLRKYFKKNWIKEANNIGDEEDDKKLLDSLSIHESTFQNLKRGLNTLTRLPFIVENAPVKAVDRVLEYLNRNINVVLEFGRYTDITAYILVANLLTRRIYTSYRDRMEQAMAEDAAKPTPLVITIEEAHKFLNPEVASRTIFGTIAREMRKYNVTLLIIDQRPSGIDTEVMSQLGTKITALLDNEKDIDAVLSGISGKNELKGVLAKLASRQQALIFGAAVPMPVAFVPREYDQSIYNEVSRKKISTEEIEELF, from the coding sequence ATGACAAGCGAAAACAAACTGGGTATTGTAATAGGGGGTTCACTCTCCGGCGGAATATATGTCCGTCTGGATGGCGAAGCTCTGGTGGAGGACATGGCAGTTGGCCGTTATGTAACTATACAGGGAAAAACCAAACGTTTTCTGGGTATGATAACCGATGTTTCTCTGGGGGTAACCGACCAGCGTCTTACCCTTACACCCCCGGCCGCAGACGAAAAGTTTCTGGCTGAAATACTCAGCGGTACAGCCGCTTACGGAGACCTCAAGGTAATACCCTATCTGGTACTGGGAAATGACGAAAAAAGCCTTCTGGACGGCCCTCAGCCGGTCAAGACCATACCCAGTCACTATGCCCCGGTAGATATTGCCTCCAACGAAGATATAGAAATGGTCTTCGGCAAGGAAGACGCCTCCCATTTTTACGTGGGCAACCCGCTGGATATGGAAACCCGCCTCTGCCTGAACCTGCCCGAACTGGTCAAACGTTCAAACGGCATCTTCGGTAAAAGCGGCACCGGCAAAACCTTCCTCACCCGCACCCTGCTGGTGGGTATGCTCCAGAAAGGGTCTTGCGTAAATCTGGTGTTTGATATGCACTCCGAATACGGCTGGGAAGGCACCAGTGAGAAAAAACACAAAGTCAAAGCCTTAAAACAGCTCTTTCCGGACAGGGTAGCCGTATTTACTTTGGACGGGGAAAGCTCCCGCAAACGCAAAGTCAGCGTGGACTTTGAGGTAAAGATAGGCTATGACGAAATAGAACCGGAAGATATCAGCCTGCTCCGCCAGACCCTGAACCTGACCGAACAGGCAGTAGAAGCCGTTTACCAGTTACGCAAATATTTCAAGAAGAACTGGATAAAAGAAGCCAATAATATCGGTGATGAAGAAGATGATAAAAAACTGCTGGACAGTTTAAGTATCCATGAAAGCACCTTCCAAAACCTGAAACGGGGCTTAAACACCCTTACCCGCCTGCCCTTTATCGTGGAAAACGCCCCGGTCAAAGCGGTAGACCGGGTGCTTGAGTACTTAAACCGGAATATAAATGTAGTGTTGGAGTTCGGGCGGTATACAGATATCACCGCTTACATACTGGTGGCCAATCTGCTCACCCGCCGCATATATACCAGCTACCGTGACCGCATGGAACAGGCCATGGCCGAAGACGCCGCCAAACCCACCCCGCTGGTCATCACCATAGAGGAAGCCCACAAATTTTTAAACCCCGAAGTTGCTTCCCGCACCATCTTCGGCACTATTGCCCGTGAAATGCGCAAGTACAATGTCACCCTGCTTATTATAGACCAGCGGCCTTCGGGCATAGATACAGAGGTTATGTCTCAGCTGGGCACTAAAATAACCGCCCTGCTGGACAATGAAAAAGATATAGACGCCGTACTCTCAGGAATCTCCGGCAAAAACGAACTCAAAGGCGTACTGGCCAAACTGGCTTCACGCCAGCAGGCACTTATATTCGGTGCGGCCGTACCCATGCCGGTAGCCTTTGTCCCCCGTGAGTATGACCAGTCTATATACAACGAAGTCAGCCGTAAAAAAATCAGCACCGAAGAGATAGAGGAACTTTTCTAA
- a CDS encoding DNA double-strand break repair nuclease NurA has protein sequence MSLNLDKTALQIQSMVSDLKGRDLEHQKHLEAGLNGMKRTPAEYQHLLDKAERSQTTFLLAHPEEIPDATHPPPALPQSYRILATDGSQIDVDRHQLSRCYLINIGRVRLEYGQSPSAALESLPALYARPEDMVISCGSKEVAVEGTLLGIKRSVEETRHLAEMADAASPNLPTLALADGTLILWSLLSKEFPEYVVEDLLVNGYLKYLGKIQNLNTKDRQVALASYISYPGSTDVVNTLRLLYCPYEPADCTSQCDQLPNGKRPCDILSGVTDSMLFERILKPGERSALFASSSSILEKYYGEHRVYFYYLKTSEEIARVELPGWTARSEELLSLSHSLILEQCRLGHGYPVSLSEAHEQAVVSGQDRRIFNQLVEEMLTASKINPSSSAKSLSKKTRWV, from the coding sequence TTGTCTTTAAACCTGGACAAAACCGCCCTTCAGATACAGAGCATGGTCTCAGACTTAAAAGGCCGTGACCTGGAACACCAAAAACACCTTGAGGCCGGGCTGAACGGCATGAAACGCACTCCGGCTGAATACCAGCATTTGCTGGATAAGGCCGAACGCAGCCAGACCACTTTTCTTTTGGCACACCCGGAAGAAATACCGGATGCCACCCACCCGCCGCCTGCCTTGCCCCAAAGCTACCGCATACTGGCCACAGACGGCTCGCAAATAGACGTAGACCGCCACCAGCTTAGCCGCTGTTACCTGATAAATATCGGCAGGGTTCGGCTGGAGTACGGCCAATCCCCGTCTGCCGCTCTGGAAAGCCTGCCCGCTCTGTATGCCCGCCCCGAAGATATGGTAATCTCCTGCGGCAGCAAAGAAGTAGCCGTAGAAGGCACTCTGCTGGGAATAAAAAGAAGCGTAGAAGAAACCCGCCATCTGGCTGAAATGGCAGATGCCGCCTCCCCCAATCTGCCCACTTTGGCTTTGGCAGACGGCACTTTGATACTCTGGTCACTCCTTTCCAAAGAGTTCCCCGAATACGTGGTTGAAGACCTGCTGGTAAACGGTTACCTGAAATATCTGGGCAAAATACAAAACCTGAACACCAAAGACAGACAGGTGGCTTTAGCCAGCTATATCAGCTACCCCGGAAGCACAGACGTAGTCAATACCCTCCGCCTGCTTTACTGCCCGTACGAACCGGCAGACTGCACCAGCCAGTGTGACCAGCTGCCAAACGGCAAACGCCCTTGTGACATACTTTCCGGCGTCACGGACAGCATGCTGTTTGAGCGCATATTGAAACCGGGTGAACGCTCCGCCCTGTTTGCCAGCTCATCTTCCATACTGGAAAAATATTACGGGGAACACAGGGTCTATTTTTACTACTTGAAAACCAGTGAAGAAATAGCCCGGGTGGAACTGCCCGGCTGGACTGCCCGCTCTGAAGAGCTGTTAAGCTTAAGCCACAGCCTGATACTGGAACAATGCCGCTTGGGGCATGGCTACCCCGTCTCCCTTTCCGAAGCCCACGAACAGGCAGTAGTCAGCGGTCAGGACAGGCGTATTTTCAACCAGCTGGTAGAAGAAATGCTGACCGCAAGCAAAATAAACCCCAGCAGTTCGGCCAAAAGCCTTAGCAAGAAAACCCGCTGGGTATAG
- a CDS encoding LysE family transporter, which translates to MDFMLATLLSVTVISFSGVLMPGPMFALTLSRSYHTPWAGAQIVLGHVLVELPIILLIYFGFAGFFELVWVQILLSLAGGIMIIYMGLGMIKARREAAQDKANFKYNTVVSGAAMSALNPFFLVWWATVGAMLVMKVSDYGLGGLGALAATHWLVDLAWLCLVSFIVYRTHRLWGSRVREIVFIGCGLLLAAFGVYFIVSGLKLWL; encoded by the coding sequence ATGGATTTTATGTTAGCCACTCTGCTTAGTGTTACGGTTATATCTTTTTCAGGTGTGCTGATGCCCGGCCCCATGTTTGCTCTGACTCTTTCACGGAGTTACCATACCCCCTGGGCAGGTGCCCAGATTGTGCTGGGGCATGTGCTGGTGGAACTGCCCATTATTCTGCTTATTTATTTCGGTTTTGCCGGTTTTTTTGAGCTTGTCTGGGTGCAGATACTGCTCAGTCTGGCAGGCGGAATTATGATTATTTACATGGGGCTGGGTATGATAAAAGCCCGCCGTGAAGCCGCTCAGGATAAGGCTAATTTTAAATATAATACAGTGGTGTCAGGTGCGGCCATGAGCGCCCTGAACCCGTTTTTTCTGGTCTGGTGGGCAACTGTAGGGGCGATGCTGGTTATGAAGGTATCGGACTACGGGCTTGGGGGGCTGGGGGCTTTGGCGGCTACCCACTGGCTGGTGGATTTAGCCTGGCTTTGTCTGGTTTCGTTTATTGTGTACCGCACCCACCGCCTGTGGGGGAGCAGGGTGCGGGAGATAGTTTTTATAGGCTGCGGGTTGTTGCTTGCGGCTTTCGGGGTGTATTTCATTGTTTCCGGGCTGAAGCTGTGGCTTTAG
- a CDS encoding histone deacetylase family protein, with protein MAVGLVYNHIYLNHETGTHVENPDRLLAIMEYINTHGLKDRLVHVEPKRVGLGELEGFHTRKYISRVEEVGFSGGGWLDQDTVISVDSYETALYAVGGVLEGVDKVLSGELESAFVMCRPPGHHALPEASMGFCIFNNVALGALHALNKHRLKRVAVVDFDVHHGNGIQHVCLNDPRVTYISTHQIHHFPFTGDSCEDGPFQNILNIPLPAGCGDSHYQKVFDQLICPYLRKLSPELILVCAGYDAHFADDMGEMCLSQQGFAGITRALKKTADEVCGGKMVFSLEGGYHYLGLAESVGASLAVLLDEALPPPNTKAPEETADTPDISGLILELRGIFGIS; from the coding sequence ATGGCAGTGGGGCTGGTTTATAACCATATATATTTGAACCACGAAACGGGTACCCATGTGGAAAACCCTGACCGCCTGCTGGCGATTATGGAATACATAAATACGCATGGGCTGAAAGACCGTCTGGTACATGTTGAGCCGAAACGGGTGGGTTTGGGTGAACTGGAGGGTTTTCATACCCGCAAGTATATCAGCCGGGTGGAGGAAGTGGGTTTCAGCGGCGGCGGCTGGCTGGACCAGGATACGGTGATTTCGGTGGATAGCTACGAAACAGCCCTGTACGCGGTGGGCGGGGTGCTTGAGGGGGTGGACAAGGTGCTTTCAGGTGAACTGGAGAGTGCTTTTGTAATGTGCCGCCCGCCGGGTCACCATGCCCTGCCGGAGGCTTCCATGGGTTTCTGTATTTTTAATAATGTGGCTTTAGGGGCTTTGCATGCCCTTAATAAACATAGACTCAAGCGGGTGGCGGTGGTGGATTTTGATGTTCACCATGGCAATGGCATTCAGCATGTCTGCCTGAATGACCCGCGGGTGACCTATATTTCCACCCACCAGATTCACCATTTCCCCTTTACGGGGGACAGCTGTGAAGACGGCCCGTTTCAGAATATTTTAAATATCCCCCTGCCTGCCGGCTGCGGGGACAGCCATTACCAGAAAGTATTTGACCAGCTGATTTGCCCGTACCTTCGGAAACTATCACCTGAGCTGATACTGGTATGTGCCGGTTATGATGCCCATTTTGCTGATGATATGGGTGAGATGTGCCTTTCACAGCAGGGTTTTGCCGGTATAACCCGTGCCCTGAAAAAGACGGCGGATGAGGTCTGCGGGGGAAAAATGGTTTTCAGTCTGGAGGGCGGCTACCATTATCTGGGTCTGGCAGAGAGCGTGGGGGCTAGCCTTGCGGTTTTATTAGATGAGGCTTTGCCTCCCCCTAATACCAAAGCCCCCGAAGAGACTGCGGATACGCCTGATATCAGCGGGCTGATTCTGGAGTTACGGGGTATTTTCGGGATTAGCTAA
- a CDS encoding cation diffusion facilitator family transporter → MATRKTRAASFSIASNSTLIVMKAAVGFVTGSVSILAEAIHSTLDLVAAVIAFFGVKASDKPADATHPYGHGKWENVSGTVEAVLIFVAAIWIIYEAINRLIEGSAPEMLEWGVVIMGVSVVANTLVSSYLKKIARETDSVALEADASHLTTDVITSAGVLLGLLLAKLTGWSVLDPIVALLVALLIIKAAWDILNKSFGALVDARLPKEEVDAISSLINEHTSKLVEFHNLRTRKAGSYRYVDLHLVMPKTLSVEKAHSICDHLEKDLKDKLKIDYVTIHVEPCTEENCPECQINCKKRPSDLANPENTP, encoded by the coding sequence ATGGCTACCAGAAAAACCAGGGCGGCTTCATTTTCGATAGCTTCTAACTCAACGCTTATAGTTATGAAGGCGGCGGTCGGTTTTGTTACCGGCAGCGTGAGTATACTAGCAGAAGCTATCCACAGCACTCTGGATCTGGTAGCCGCAGTTATCGCCTTTTTCGGCGTCAAAGCCTCTGACAAACCGGCAGATGCTACCCACCCTTACGGACATGGCAAGTGGGAAAACGTAAGTGGCACAGTAGAAGCAGTCCTCATCTTCGTAGCCGCTATCTGGATTATCTACGAGGCAATAAACAGGCTTATAGAGGGCTCTGCCCCTGAGATGCTGGAATGGGGCGTGGTAATTATGGGCGTATCCGTAGTTGCCAATACCTTAGTCTCCAGTTACCTGAAAAAGATAGCCCGCGAGACTGATTCAGTGGCCCTAGAGGCAGACGCCTCACACCTCACCACAGATGTAATCACCTCAGCCGGAGTACTGCTGGGTCTGCTACTGGCAAAACTGACCGGCTGGAGCGTACTTGACCCCATCGTAGCCTTGCTGGTAGCCCTGCTTATCATCAAAGCCGCCTGGGATATACTCAACAAGTCTTTCGGGGCGCTGGTAGATGCCCGTTTGCCCAAAGAAGAAGTAGATGCCATCAGCAGTTTGATAAATGAACATACCTCAAAACTGGTGGAGTTTCACAACCTGCGCACCCGCAAAGCCGGCAGTTACCGGTATGTAGACCTGCATCTGGTTATGCCCAAAACGCTTTCGGTGGAAAAAGCCCACTCCATATGTGACCATCTGGAAAAAGACCTCAAAGATAAACTGAAAATAGACTACGTGACTATCCACGTAGAACCCTGCACCGAGGAAAACTGCCCCGAATGCCAGATAAACTGTAAGAAACGCCCTTCGGACTTAGCTAATCCCGAAAATACCCCGTAA
- the secF gene encoding protein translocase subunit SecF produces MNKIIQHRPLFIFISALIILAGLASLLIFGLKPGIDFSSGSILTIKFDQTVSVDELTQELRSLGQSEAIVQVTGDGDFLIRTSELDISQKVTLETALEEAFGNLTERGFENVDPLIAKQTTQMALIAIGAALVGILLYVTWAFRRMPKPFHYGTCAVIALFHDALVVLGIFALLAGIFGWEINLMFVIGIMAVIGYSINNTVVVFDRIRENQLKGIHPSFDVVVNQSIMETIVRSINSSFTVIITVVALMLFLGASIQNLSVVLLIGLIAGTYDSLFVAPSLLVTWENGDWGKLLKPFKRA; encoded by the coding sequence ATGAATAAGATAATCCAGCACCGACCCCTGTTTATATTTATATCAGCCCTGATTATACTTGCCGGGCTGGCTTCGCTGCTGATATTCGGGCTGAAACCCGGCATAGACTTTTCCAGCGGCTCCATTCTGACCATCAAATTTGACCAGACAGTCAGCGTGGATGAGCTTACCCAGGAGCTTAGAAGCCTGGGGCAGAGCGAAGCTATTGTTCAGGTAACCGGTGACGGAGACTTCCTTATCCGCACCAGCGAGCTTGATATCAGCCAGAAGGTCACTCTGGAAACCGCTCTGGAAGAAGCCTTCGGCAACCTAACTGAACGCGGCTTTGAAAATGTAGACCCCCTGATTGCCAAGCAGACCACCCAAATGGCCCTGATAGCTATCGGAGCGGCTCTGGTAGGTATTCTGCTGTATGTTACCTGGGCTTTCCGCCGTATGCCCAAGCCGTTCCACTACGGCACCTGCGCAGTCATAGCCCTGTTCCATGACGCACTGGTAGTGCTGGGCATTTTCGCCCTGCTGGCCGGCATATTTGGCTGGGAAATTAACCTCATGTTTGTTATCGGCATCATGGCGGTTATCGGCTACAGTATAAATAACACCGTGGTAGTCTTTGACCGCATACGGGAAAACCAGCTTAAAGGCATTCACCCCAGCTTTGATGTAGTAGTAAACCAGAGCATTATGGAAACGATAGTCCGTTCTATCAACTCCAGCTTTACGGTTATCATTACCGTAGTAGCCCTTATGCTTTTCCTGGGGGCATCTATCCAGAATCTGAGCGTAGTCCTGCTTATCGGTCTTATTGCCGGTACTTATGACTCACTCTTTGTCGCCCCTTCCCTGCTGGTCACCTGGGAAAACGGTGACTGGGGCAAACTACTTAAGCCCTTTAAGAGAGCTTAA